Below is a genomic region from Melanotaenia boesemani isolate fMelBoe1 unplaced genomic scaffold, fMelBoe1.pri scaffold_155_ctg1, whole genome shotgun sequence.
taaattctgttgttttacaagcaTAAAGAGCTCtgctatgtgtttttgtttaagctGTGAAGTACTTCCACATCGCGGACCACTTCCCCCGGCAGTGTCTCAACCTGTGGAGTCGCGATGGTGTAAGTAgaacatttttcttgtcatgGTTTGATGCACTCGTGTTCATGTCAGAGGCTGAGATGGAATCCAGGACCTTCTGATCTTGAGATGATAGACTATCTGTGTAGAGCTGTGTGTATCTAGTGAGagattttgtggaaaaagatacatttcatgaatgtcgtCCTCGTAGGTCCACCTGAGTGATGACGTCGGCATGGAGATCTTCGCCCAGCTGCTGTGGACGGTTGCTTACACGGTTgtccttttaattttaaagagtTAAATCGTCTTATGAAATATATGCAAGTGTTCACTTGATGTAATTTTGGCTGCTGACCAAGTGTGGAAAAGGCACATTGTTAATgattatgtctttatttcttgaTTGAAGCAACTGGAGACCGTGCCGCCAGCCCCGCCGGTGTGTCGTCCATCCCCACCTTCTCGCTTCACTCCCCGTGTGGTTGTGAAGGGAGAGGTGAGGGTGCGTCGCAGCCCTGGCCCCGAGGAGTGGACTGTCGTTGGTCCGAGCGGCAAGGTAATAATATGGCATGAAATGTCACAGCTGTCAGACTcacatttgattgatttttcaCAGACCAAAATcccctttgtttattttgtctatatattctttctctttcagtcCTCTGGAGGATGCAGTGCAGTTCAGCGGGAGGTTCGTATGATATTTGTatagaaaaacatgaagtgtaATATTTGCTGGAAGTTAAATGGTTAAAGCAGTAAAAGCCAACGTTTGTGTATatctgtttctgtatttctagCCGGCTGGCATCCCCCTGAATCCTGTGCTGTTCAGCAGTGAGAtgttggaggagatggagaaggtTTCTCCATCAAATCTGACGTCTCCTGCTGACTTTGCTGGTGTTTCACCGCCAAAGGTAAATTGCATCCAGACAAACATGTGTTTAGGTgttatcataaaatgttttattctgaaaGTCTAAATGATTAACGATAGACTTCTATAACGCTAAATGTGTTCTGTGTCCATATCATTTTGGACAGACGCTGCGTGTGAAACACCACTCCAAGAGGACTCGAAGGGTAAGTAGattttggaaataaatctttgtatttattatttttcctgtgtttgtgaagtgaaataaactttgttttcgtttcttttctatttgagACCGCATCCAGCCGAGGGATTTCTTCTGACTCCAAGGCCGCTCTGGAGTTGAAGAAGGTAAGAAATGTAATTGTGCTTaagatttgtgtatttttatgtgcgtgtgtgtgtctgtgtgtgtatatgtgtatatatatgtatacatgtatcatatatatatatatgtatgtatcatCTCTGAAGATGTGTCTTTGCAATTTCTGTCTTGAGGTCGGGGCAACGTCCAGGCATCCGGTCCCTTCTGGCCGCACTGACGAGAGGACGGTGAGTACCGTTTACATGAACAATATCTGTAAAGTATATATCATTTGttaattaagtaaaaaacacatttttgatgtatttagggcaggggtggccaacgtcggtcctcaagagccacaatcctgcaggttttacatacatccctgcaccaacacacctgactcaaattaaatgaatcctaCAGCCTaaaaggatctgcacaatgactcattagtttaagtcaggtgtgtcggtgcagggatgcatgtaaaacctgcaggattgtggctctcgaggaccgacgttggccacccctgattgCTAAATTGTTTCAAAGTATCAATTTTGCACATACTCAGCATGACAGAGAACAAATGTCAGTGCACAGACAGCAGTTTATTACACATGACAGTGATTAGAGCCCATTGCATGTTGATATCCTTTATGGTTAGGTTGAGACAACACCGAGCCCGGGTGTGTTGTCTTctactgatgaagatgaggcaACTACTGCGAAGGTAAGTGAGGTGAGTATGGGTAATGTTGATGTTGTTAGGGGTTCAGTTCACCAGGGGCACAGTCGGTTTAGGAATCCGGGAGTTCAGTGTATGGCGATAGGGTTGGTTAGTTTGGCCAGACATATGGTGTCTAGTGTGTTTAATTGGAAGACAgaagatttagatttagctCTGTGGTTAGGAGATCAGCTTTATACGCATCTGAAGGACGATGGTATAATTCCTCCAGGAGAAGACTTTTTGATGATCCCAGAGTTGCCGAAAGAGCACATTTTATACTGGCAGAACTTTAAGTTTGCGTTCCCCGAGACTGTCAGTGGTGATGTCACTGTGACTGAAGGAGAGTTTATTGAGTGTGGAGCATTTGTGACTCTAGAACATGGGCTGGAAAGGATGTTATCTCAGTACCAGACATGTCTTTTGACCTTGTGTTCAAATACATGTGCGGTAATTTCTGCTAGTGGTAGGTTTGCTGTAGTTGATTCTCATTCACGCAGTGCTACTGGCATGGTGGATGTTAATGGTACCAGTGTAGTTTTGTACTTTGGTTCCATTAGGGAAGTgtttgatcactttagttgtttgGCAGTGATGTTTGGTGGTAGTAGCAAGCCTTTTGAAATAAATGGTGTTGATGTGAGTAGGGAGTGTGAATCTGATGATGGCTATAAGCAACGTGTAAAACGTCAGCTGTCAGCAGATTGTTATGAAGTTGGCCTTTCCAGCCCATCTAAACATACGCTAAAGAAAGGTCGTATTAATGATTCGATGGTTGTTTCAGATGACGAGTTTGCTGTTGAGGAACAGGTTTTGTTGAGTCGGCAGATTAGTTCAGATGTGGAAGTAGTCAGTGAAGGACATGAAAAGCTTATGTTTAACCCTCTCTGTGAAAATACTTGTCAAAGATTGTGTACCAAATTAAATATAGAGTATGAAAGCGTAAATAGCGCTGCGTCTAGTCGTGTCGGCGTGTTAGGCGTTCCGTGCCAAAATAGAGACATAGTTGCTGATGGTAGCTGCTATTTTAGGGCCGTTTCTCACGCAGTGAGTGGCAcacaaaagcatcacatcaaaaTTAGGAGAGCagttgttaaatatttaatgaaaaatgatttGAAATATCAAAGTAATTTGAGAGAAGGTTATTCCTCTGTGGCAGATTACGTAGACAAATCAAAAATGCGTTACGTTAGCAGCTGGGCAACAGAATTAGAAATACAAGCCACAGCAGATTTATTGGgtattaatgtttttacatttattggtGGTCGTTGGCTAAAGTATGGATGTAGCAGCACTTGTGTGTCagaaaaatccatttatttagaaaactgCCTTGGTACTCATTATGAAACTGTAGTTTGCGTTAAAGAACCCAAACTAGAAAGTTGTTATGAGTACTGTAGAGTAAATTTTTCAGAAGCATATCGTACTAGATTGTCAGGCAAAGATTTAATTAGAGATGTTTCATCCGAAAGTGACACGTCAGTTTGCAAAAAGGACATAGAGCGCGACAGAGGCttatatatttctaaatataagaaagtaatgaaaaaaacccaaagtaggaatataaataaaagaaaatatgcaacAGATGCACATCACCGACAAGACCTGAAGgagcaaaggaaaataaaatatgcattgGATGCCCGTCaccgtgaaaatgtgaaagaccgAAGCAAAGTAAAATATGCACAAAACGCGCGTCACCGAGATAACGTTAAAgatcaaagtaaaataaagtatgCAAAAGATGCGCGTCACCGAAAATACGTGAAGGaccaaagcaaaataaagtaTGCAAAAGATGCGCGTCACCGAAAATACGTGAAGGaccaaagcaaaataaagtaTGCAAAAGATGCGCATCACCGAAAATACGTGAAGGaccaaagcaaaataaagtaTGCAAAAGATGCGCGTCACCGAAAATACGTGAAGGaccaaagcaaaataaagtaTGCAAAAGATGCGCGTCACCGAAAGTACGTGATGgaccaaagcaaaataaaatatgcaaaagatgCGTGTCACAGAGAAATAGTGAAAAGAGTTGTGAAATCAAAGAGGcaagaaattaaagataaagacaaaacacagaatatGGAGTTTTTCACTGAgaggtttttaaacaaagttgaaCATGGTCCAGAGTATATCTGTTGTGTCTGTTTCAGGCTGTTGTTTCCACATCAGGTGTTAAGTTGTAGAAAGGAAGCTTATAATAAGACTGCGGCCATAGCTTCTTTGGCAGATAGGTGTATTAGAACTGACTATTTACATGAATGTAGGGAGGATTGTGTTCAGCCGTGTCAGATAATGGCTTCAAGTAGAGGGCATCTTTGGATTTGTTACACTTGTCATCATAAAATTTCACATGAGCAAATGCCTGCTGAAAGTGTAACAAATAATTTGGTAGTTGATCCAGTTCCCCCAGAATTGGCTTGTTTGAATAGGTTAGAACAACATTTGATTGCTTTAAATATTCCGTTCATGAAAATGCTTGCATTACCTAAAGGTGGCCAAAATGGAGTTCATGGACCAGTAACCTGCGTTCCATCGAATGTAGTTCAAACATCTAAAATGTTGCCCCGATCAAATATGGAGGGCTCTTTAttggcagtaaaattaaaacGTAAGTTAACTTATAAAGGCCATTATCAGTATGAGTTTGTGGATACGATGCATATTAGGCAAGCTTTACgttttttaaagcaatcaaaTAAGTTTTATAAAGACATAGATTTTAATGAGGAATGGGTTAATGAGTTGTGTGTCTTAGACCATCctgaggatgaagagaaggaGAATGCAGAAGTAGTTGAGAGTACTGGGGATGATGTAGAAGATGATGAGTTGCTGCATGATCGACAGCAACATTGCATGTTTTCAGATACGTGTCTAATGCCTGTAGATATTGGTCAGGAAGTTCTAGATCAGTATTTTGACAGTATAGTTAATGTTGCACCAGCTGAGGGTAATAATCCAGTGAAGTTGTTGACAGATCGAGAAAACGAAGCAAGGTGTTTCCCAGTGTTGTTTCCTCGAGGTCGTAATATGTATCATGAAAGCCGTGTATATAATTTGTCGTTGTGCCGTTATTTTAATAACCGAATTTTACATGTGGATAGAAGGTTTGCTCAGAATGTAGAGTATATTTTCTTTGCTCAGTACATGTCTGAGGTAGATCAGGTTGTTTCCAAAGTAAGTATAGCATTAAGAAAAGGTAAAGGAGGTGAGGTGAGCGTAGAAAAGGAAGAGTCCTTGAAGCAGTTGTTGGATGTAGATGACGGTTTTAGATTTCTTAAGCCTATTAGAGGGACTCCAGCATTTTGGCAGGGAGTACAGAAAGACCTGATGGCTTGTGTTCGGCAACTTGGGATTCCCACATGGTTTTGTTCATTCTCTTCCGCGGACCTGAGATGGCAAAACCttcttaaaacaattttaaaacaggaaggtCGAACACAGACATTCGAAGAGTTAGAGTGGACTGATAGATGCGATCTGTTGCGTCGTAATCCTGTCACTGCCGCCAGAATGTTTGATTTCCGCTGGCACTGTTTTCTGAAGGAGGTCCTTATGTCTCCTTCAAATCCCATAGGAAAAATTATTGATTACTTTTATCGGGTGGAGTTTCAGTGTCGCGGGAGTCCTCATGTGCACTGTCTTTTCTGGATTGAAAATGCGCCTAAAATTAATACGAACACTGACGAAGAAGTGGTAGCTTTTATTGATAAGTATGTAACATCTGAGCTACCAGCACAGGATGAGACCTTATTGGAGATGGTCACATCTGTGCAGCAACATTCAAAGAGGCATtcaaaaagctgtaagaaaGGTGGCACTGACTGTCGCTTTAATTTTCCCAGACCAGTGTCAGGTAGgacatttcttgttaatgttCATTTGAATACTACAAATGAGTGTGATAAATGTAAGAATAGGTTCGATCAAAAATACGAAGGAAAACagtgcacatgtggaaatgAGTACTACTATAATCTGCTAAAGGTTGATAAGGATTTGGCAGTACGCACTCTGGAGTCAGTGAAAAAGGCGTTAAAAGATGAGAACAAGACGTTTAATAGTTTAGATGAGTTGTTTCATAGTTTAAATATCAATcagcaaatatttgaaatatgttacaaacgtctaaatatgaataaaacccaaattgtatataaaagagaCATTAACGAAGCATGGATTAATCCATATAACAAGTCTCTATTAAAATGCTGGAATGCAAATTTAGATATTCAATTTGTGACAGACGCGTACGCCGTTATAGTTTATATTATTTCATACATTAGCAAATCAGAAAAAGAGGTAGGATTGTTGCTTAGTAAAGCTCATaaagaagcaacaaaagatgacaaCGTCAGTGCAAAAGAGGCACTGAAACAAATTGGCAGCGTTTATCTAAACAGTCGCGACGTGTCTGCTCAAGAAGCAGTTTATAGATTAACGGGAATGCATTTGAAGGAGAATTCGCGTAAAGTAGAGTTTATACCAACAGGGgacaaaatagttaaaatgagTAAACCAATTAGTGTTATCCAAGAATGTGGGCTAACAGGAGATGATGTGTGGATGGTTAGTATCGTAGATCGTTATAGAAGTAGGCCTAATAATAGCACTTTTAATGACATGTGCATAGCAACGTTTGTGTCAGAATATCGTCTTTTAAACCgaaatgaaaaatcaaagaaTGCGATTCAATTGCAAAGGGGATTAGGATTAATTCTTAAAAGAACACGAACAAAACCCGCTGTAGTTCGTTATGCGcgcttttcaaaaacaaaaaaccccgaattatattttaaaagccaGTTACAGTTGTTTTTGCCGTACCGCGTAGAAGATGACTTAAAAGCTGCTGATTGCGAAAcatttgaacaattttatgaAAATGGTTCCGTGATCTTTAGTGATGGATCAGAACACACCGTGAAATCTGTCGTCGATACGAATAGGAACAAATTTGAGGTAGAAGATTCAGAAGAATTAGAAGAGTTGCAAAAGAAACTTGAAAATGAGGGTGGCCCTGAAGTTGCCTGGGGAAATCTGTGCCCCGAAAAAGAAGTAGAGCGTTTAGAGTGTCAAGAAgaaattagagaaaaagaacagacacCTGCGGAAGATGCAGAAGAAATAGGTCGGGAACTTCTAGACAACATTCCAGATTTGGCTGTTAGGAATGATCAGGTGTGTCAAttagaaaagaataataatgtaatCAGTAGGAGTGAGGGCTTAGAATTAATTAGATCTCTAAACGAGAAGCAGCTGTCAGTCTTCTATAAAATCCGTTACTGGTGTTTAGATAAAGTCAATGGTAGAAACCCAGAACCCCTCcatgtgtttatatctggaggagctggagttggaaagagcTACCTAGTTAAAGCGATTCAATACGAGGCCACAAGGTTATTGTCACCAACTTGTCAGAATCCAGataacatttgtgttttattaacggCTCCGACCGGAATAGCTGCTTATAATTTAAAGGCAGCGACTATCCACAGTACATTTGGCATTGGCAAAGACGTGAGCCTACCTTACACACCTCTGAGTGAGGAAAAGCTCAATTCTTTGCGTGTTAAATATAGTGATTTGCAGATAGTCATAATTGATGAAATCTCCATGGTCAATCATAATTTATTGGCTTATGTCCATGGCAGGTTaagacaaatcaaacaaactggTGACTATAACCCTTTCGGTAATGTGAGCGTAATCGCGGTCGGAGATTTTTATCAGTTGCCCCCAGTAAAAGGAAAAGCGTTGTATGTACAagatgtacaaataaacttgtggTCTGGTTTATTTGAGCTTGTTGAGTTAAAAACAATCGTTAGGCAAAAAGATGAAGAGTTTGCGCGAATATTAAATAGAATGCGAACGCATAGAAAAGGTACGCCAATGTTAGCAGACGATATAAACGTCTTAAAACGGTGTGAAACAGGTGAAGAGAGCACAGCCTTACACATCTTTGCTACAAATTCCCAGGTTGATGAATATAATGAGGAACAGTTAATGAGCATATGTCCTGACCACATAGTTATAACTGCACAGGACTTtggttataataaaaaaactggtaaATTAGAGTTAAAGCCAGATCATCATATTAGGGCcaagaaaacagctttacaaaGAGAGCTGTTATTGGGTAAAAATGCTCGAGTCATGTTGTCTCAAAACATAGATGTAAATGACGGTTTAGTAAATGGTGTATGTGGCACAGTGATATACATAGAACAGCCTGAAAAGAATATGTTTCCTCTCAGAGTGTATGTTAAATTTGATGATGATAAGGTAGGCATACAGAGGAAGAAACAAACCATTTACCCATCAGCAGATTTAATGGGTTCAGTACCAATTGAACCTCAGGAAGAgagagcaaataaaaaaggCCTGAGACGACAGTTTCCTTTAAAGTTAGCTTGGGCCTGTACTGTACACAAAGTACAGGGCCTTACAGTAGATAGTGCTGTTGTCTCTTTAGGTAAGATCTTTGCACCAGGACAGGCATATGTGGCATTAAGCAGAGTTAGAAGCCTGTCTGGTTTAATTATTCAAGAGTTTAAAGAGAAGGCTGTTTATTGTAATGCCAACATTGAACAGGCGATTGCTAATATGCCACCGTTTATAACTGAAAGCCACACAGTAGGAAAAGAGGGTTTTAGATTATTTCTAATCAatgttcaaagtttaaatcgccATGTCTCAGATTTGGCCCACTGTGCACAGCATTTGCAGCCTAACTGTATTGCTGTGACAGAGACATGGATACCTGCTGATGTTAGCTTAGATTCTGTAGAAATCACTGGTTATAGGTTTAGTAATGCCCCACGTAGTTTAGCCTATCATAGCAATAATCCAGTGTTAATGTCCCTTAAAGGCCAACAACATGGTGGCGTTGGCATGTACTGTGACAGTAATGTAGAATTAGAAAGTGTCACAGTAGCAGGTTTAAATATAGAGTGtttagctgtaaaatgtgtcacatacaacattttaatagCAGCCATTTACAGGCCACCATCATATCCTGTGTCTCTCTTTTTCAGGCATTTTGAAgaattgttaaatgtgttagaGTCACAAAGTGGAACCATTGTTGTTGTGGGTGATTTCAATGAGGACATTTTGAAGTCCTCAACAATTTGTCAGAAAATGACAGACAGAGGATATGAGCAACATGTGTCGACAGCCACTACAGAGAAAGGCACCTTAATTGATCATGTTTACGTGAAAAATAGTAATTATAGAGTAGAAGCGCTAGTGGTGCCTACATATTTTAGTGATCATGAGGGCATTATGTGTTCTTTTAAGTAAGACAGCCCAAATgcttaaaacttaattttatattttttaaaataaatttaattgaaatgtGTTACATGTGCTGCTCTTCACCTGAGTTCTCTGTCAAGAATAATTAGCATGTAGTCATTAAATTTTGTCCCCGGTTGATATCCTTTACAGCAATACTATGTTAGTCCATGTCCAAAGGTATTCTGTGCTTCCTGTCTACCTTCCAGAGAAGGTagtgaaaatgtcaaaaaagtGAGTAGATTTGTTGGTGGTTGTTTTGTTAAGAATAAATAGTTAAAGAGGCGTGAAAAGTTGTTAAATCTAGTGACTAAA
It encodes:
- the LOC121636151 gene encoding uncharacterized protein LOC121636151, whose protein sequence is MDRCAPRGTGHRHKVRRWEVSVLTGRQHKLVLPPESHGKKVVFAIGDSHLRSLADGIVRLPEGRLAWGFMSTPGASATELRTEVLHAEVPQDPDLVCVLAPSNDLTAKHTIGRAAADFQRYLATVCSRWPKVCVLDFPPRLTVEDSLQELYRQEFHRVAARMAVKYFHIADHFPRQCLNLWSRDGVHLSDDVGMEIFAQLLWTVAYTQLETVPPAPPVCRPSPPSRFTPRVVVKGEVRVRRSPGPEEWTVVGPSGKSSGGCSAVQREPAGIPLNPVLFSSEMLEEMEKVSPSNLTSPADFAGVSPPKTLRVKHHSKRTRRTASSRGISSDSKAALELKKVGATSRHPVPSGRTDERTVETTPSPGVLSSTDEDEATTAKVSEVSMGNVDVVRGSVHQGHSRFRNPGVQCMAIGLVSLARHMVSSVFNWKTEDLDLALWLGDQLYTHLKDDGIIPPGEDFLMIPELPKEHILYWQNFKFAFPETVSGDVTVTEGEFIECGAFVTLEHGLERMLSQYQTCLLTLCSNTCAVISASGRFAVVDSHSRSATGMVDVNGTSVVLYFGSIREVFDHFSCLAVMFGGSSKPFEINGVDVSRECESDDGYKQRVKRQLSADCYEVGLSSPSKHTLKKGRINDSMVVSDDEFAVEEQVLLSRQISSDVEVVSEGHEKLMFNPLCENTCQRLCTKLNIEYESVNSAASSRVGVLGVPCQNRDIVADGSCYFRAVSHAVSGTQKHHIKIRRAVVKYLMKNDLKYQSNLREGYSSVADYVDKSKMRYVSSWATELEIQATADLLGINVFTFIGGRWLKYGCSSTCVSEKSIYLENCLGTHYETVVCVKEPKLESCYEYCRVNFSEAYRTRLSGKDLIRDVSSESDTSVCKKDIERDRGLYISKYKKVMKKTQSRNINKRKYATDAHHRQDLKEQRKIKYALDARHRENVKDRSK